Below is a genomic region from Rosa chinensis cultivar Old Blush chromosome 5, RchiOBHm-V2, whole genome shotgun sequence.
ATTCTTATCTGGAAAATATGATCCTGCATGCAAAATTAAATTATTCTACCGAAGACAAGGAATCCCGCAAAATTAAATTATTCTACTGGAAACAAGGAAGTCGTTGCTCTAATCAAATCCATTAAGGGTGTAGAAACATTCTTAAGGAATAAGTTTTTAATTAGAACTGATAACAAAAGagttaaaaacttcaaaaattacAAGTTAACTGAAGCTGGTGATTGAGGAAGAGTTCTTAGATGGCAGATGTTTTTAACTCAATATGAATATGATGTTGAAATGGTTGTAGGTGACATGAATTATTTGTCTAACGCGCTTACAAGAGAGATGGCCATGTTCAACAGAGATGAAAGACGCAATCCACCAAGCAAAAAACCAGAATTTGTAGAAATAAGTCTTTGGGAAAGATACAAGGATGGTGACAAAACAATAGGACCTTTGCATGACGGACCAGGTTACCAATACATAGTATCATATGACAGACTAAACATGACTCATGCTTTTGAAAGACTCAGATTGTGAAAACATGATCCTGATTAGAACAATGACTCTATCCCTGCGCCATAACTAATCTATCCCAGGGTAAAGAATCGGCTAGCCTGTCTCAAGCAGCAGATGGTAAAGCATATTAAGTCCATTGATGGCcactgctttgccaaaaagcaggcGAAACCCTTTTTAGGAAAACCAACCTGCAGCTCTGGGAAGAAAAAGTGAGCATAATCAACTGTTAAAGGTTTTACAGAAACCTGTACACAGAATAGACAGAAACTTGGCTTTCaaacaaaaatttattttaGATAATATTCTAAGTGCTTTCTATGAAAGTAATGAAAATTATATGCTTAAATTCCTTGATGTTTTGACAGAAGAATTGTATGGATCTCGTACAAAAGAGAAAACTGCTTCAGTTGACAATCCCAAGATATCATAtcttgaaaacccagaaagtgctAAAGTCGTTGTTTTAGCATTAAAAGAATCTCAATGGTTTCATTTCCATAATCTTATAGGAGGAATTGGATATAGAAATTGTCTCCCTTAAACATTATTCGTTGTCCCTGGCCTATATTATGGGAGATATCTAGTTGAGGTTCAGGCTGAAAATCCTCAGAAACACAAGTGGTGGCTCATTGAAAATGGTTTCGTTCACAATCTTTGGACAAAATTCAATGAAGATCTAAAAGGGCTTCCAAATATTATATCTGAAACCGTTAAGCATATATATTAGACTtgataggtgcattctgagatTAAAATTCGTATCAACTACTCCAGAGTGGACAATGGTAAATGGACATATCAATTACATTTCTCCATACCACCATGTTAGGATTATCTGAGGCCCTGTATGTAAACCCACCATTGTGGGAAATAATGGAAAACCAAATCaaagcatcccatggatgaaagccatgaCCATAGAAAGTATCAAGAGAATTAGTCTTAAATGACTATGACTCAAGCCTTTTGGCAAGTGGAGAAGAGATAATGATTACTTGTTACAATCATCCTTCTCCAGAAAGTTGTGACTTTTTCGCAGCATTATTAAGAAAAGAATTGGATTGTACACAAGCCACCACTACATGGCTAGAGAATATTGAACAGGAAGAAAAATATCAGATTCTCTTTGAATATGAGGAAAATTATGAAGCTGCAGATAGTGGTCCAAACTCATCAGTTACCTTTGCTGACAAAGAACTTTACAATGTCACTAAAATGATAGAGAAATGAGTGGTTGCTAACGCAAAAAAAAGGATGAAAActttactttttaaaaagtacGATGGAGACTTGAATGGCGGCCGACACAACATGACGAAAGACtttacttttaaaaaaaataaacttatcttcttttcaaaaaaaaaaaaaaaagattcatcatctcttccacaaaaaaaaaaaaaaatcttaaaagtCTTTTCCTAACAAAAACTCTAAAAATGACATTCTTTAACATTTATTTAGACTAAATTATCAAATCCcccatatatattattataattcagaaattaaaaaaaaaaaaaaaaaggtctgaaAATAGGGTCAACTGGGCTGGCCCATTCTCTAGCTCGATTATATTGTGCTTCCAATTACTGGCTTTACTATTCTCCGGTCTCACAAGTTTGGTCGTCGCCATTTGCTTCTCGCTTTGATTTCTCCAGTTCATGTgagtttttcattttctcaatCCAACAACCTCACGCTTTACATTTCTCGCTTTCATGCCCTCTCTAGATTTTTGCTAATTAGATATATATAGGGTTTTGCTTACTATGTTTACGATTTTCTCAGATTCATAAATTTCTGGTTTGTATTTGTACTAGTATGCGATTGCGTTTGTATCAGATTCATCTGGCTACCCCCTGCTTCTTAATTTTAGGTTAGAAATATGAGAACAGTGCCCCAAAACTTGAATTTCAGTTTTATGGAACTGCATTCATTCTCTCATTTCTTTAAGGTATACATGAAATCAATATGATTGTTTTATTAGAACAGTAAACTATAGTTTTGGGTTTCTGATTGAAGATAAAAAAACTTGGGTCTCTTATGTATTAAGTCTGTGGTCTCTAATGGATGTAGTTTTTGGGGGAGGAATGATGTGGAAATCAGTCACATGTGGGGTGATTATGCTTTGATGTGGATTATATTGAAAGACGAATGTATCGACAATTCACTTGATGCTATTAATATGTGATGCAATATGCTATTAATGAGAAAGGTGCTGTAGGATGTTGTATATATAGTgagataataaaaagaaaaatgttggaAGAAAACCCAAGGTAGAGGAAAAGCTATGAAGGGACTGTCAAGTTTCTGGTTCTCGATAATTATGGATTCccttatatgtatatatgctcCCCAAGGATGCTAAAAGTTAATAACATGGGATTGGTATGACGGCTGGAATCCTTATCCTTCTGGATTGCAAATGGTGGTTAACCAAATTCTGTTTCTAAAATCCCTTTCCTTTTGAAATGGCCTGCACAGAAATGTCTGTTTCTATTGGTGTTAATCTGGTAGGGGTAATGAGAACATGTGGGGTAAGGGACAGCCCAACAGTATGTGAATCCCACGTAATCTAACCACATGCTTGCTTGTATTGTGACCATTCAAATTCTACTGACGTGCATCTGAAAATAGCAGCCTGGTGGGATTAGGTGATCCTCAGTTGACTCAAGTAATCTGTCCAGAATTTATATAAGAAGATTTCAAAAGTACTTATCGAGCTGTTAATAAAATAGTTATGAAAATCGCTCTTTTGCTCTTCATGTGGTCATGCAAACCTCTAATATAACCTTGGTTTTGTTCTTTCTAGCCTTTCCTTTGTAGCTTTGAATATGGCTTATGTTGCTCATATGTTTATGTTGAACAACACTAAAGCTGGCCATTGAAGTCCTATCGAGTTGGTCTAAGATTTAGTATCATCTCTTGTTGATGCTGTATATGAATACGAGGAGTATAAGTGAGATCTTATTCATAACTAGAAAGATTATCTTAATCAGAATTCTGTTGTCATTTGATTGTCAAAATTTCTATTTGTTTATAGTGATAGTCTCTGATGCTGGTTTGACCAATATTCATAATTCTTCAGATTAGTATTTGATACAGCCTTTGATCCTGTATATATTACAGGGTATAGCTGATTTGTAAAGAGGGAAACACTTTAAATCACCAACATTGTCATAAAAATCTGTTCTACTTGATATCTCCATTATGTCACTGTTTATTTTGTTAATctataaaaatcacaatatattttGTAAAACCGGCTTTTGCTCGagcatttcttcttttccttattGCATATCTTGATGTTCTTGATTATTGCAGTTGAAAAATGTCAGGAAAGTACATCATCGGATCTCTCCTGGCAACCTTTGGAGTTGCATATGTTTGTGACACCACTATTTCTGACAAAAAGATATTTGGAGGTAAGTGATGGAGGAGTTTGATGAAATTTTTCATGGTATAATTTCTATTCAGACCTAACATTCTTGATGTGATAAACAGGTACCACTCCTGGAACTGTTTCAAACAAGGGATGGTGGGAAGAAACTGACAAGAAATTCCAGGCCTGGCCTCGCACTGCAGGACCTCCTGTTGTCATGAACCCCATCAGTCGCCAGAATTTCATTGTCAAATCTCAGTCAGAATAGTGAAAAGGGTTTTGCCTTGGGCATATAAGTTGATGAGATGAGTGTCTTTCCCTTATCGACAAAGTCATTCTAATAAGTTTATGTAAGATTGGCCTGTTATTCTTGTTTCTGGCGTGGTTGAAGGTCTATCAAACCATGGCTGGCAATTTTTGTGACAAATTTCCTTTGTTTTGTGGTTATTTAGAATTGGCCCcttattcaaaattcaaaatgcaAGCTCCTGATAACACATCTGGGTGTTGCTCTTGTTATAGTGTTTTTATCCAAAATGTATTGGTTAACCAAGAGTATGCTCCTGAATGCTGCTgtttcatctcttgattcatgCCGTCTCAACAAATTTTATTAGTTTGAAGATTACCCTCGCTGGAATTACAGAGTATATAGATTTATTCTTAAAAGTGATTTTCAATATCAATAAAACTATAACTCTTAGCCTGTTCCAGGATTATGATTACAAAATCCAAAAAAGTAATAAAGCCAATATCAATTCTTCCACCAAATGCCATAAAAACTGATTACAACGCTGCTAATTTGATCCTGGGAGGATCAACCAAGCAAATGTTAAGGTAGCTATCAATGGAAGTGTACTTGTAATCGGGATATAATTTGGAGGCCTCGAGGTCATTGTCTGTGAGTTCGAAGTTCATCTGTTCCCCTTTGATGAATATGCTGTGAAGGATCGATGCACGTACGTTGTCTGGGTGAGGGAGGGCTGCAAGCAATAATTAAACAAAGCAcaggaaaataaataattagtTACCActgttgtaaataattatggctaaatcatgtaaatagatgtagAATGATATGTGCCTTTCACTATCGATTAGTTCTTCATAGAATAGTGTGtaggagtaattgacgttgctattaaacaTTACTTTTTTGTttacatcatgtactcctatataaactccCTTATGGTGAGGTGAATATATACACTCTTATCTCAtgcgtccaaactctctctttctgaaacacttttgcttttattttacaatatgttatcagcacgaaaagCTCTAGAATTCGGATTGCGGATTGCCAAGAAAAGAGGCGAATAACTCTTGGGTTGCGGAGAAGAGGCGGTTCATCATTCGATCAAAATCACGCTACTAGCTCTATAGCCAAGTATGTTTTTACATGTTTTTTTTCTAAATCTCGAATTTCACATTTACGCTTATCAAGTGtttgattgaatatgaaaaatcaccatgatgcatgaaccctacCTAATCCtatatgatttatttatttggtatacatatttgtatatattcattCATGTGTCTTGCAttgttgggtttttgttttggaaaagaaaagagaaaaaaaattaggattCTTTGGCTGTAGCTATTTCTAGCACTTGGTCCAATAGTACCAATTCACAACTAGAGAGCATCGATCAATCATATTTGAGGGCATACCAATTCAACAACAAGCAAAAACAAAGTGTGCTGTGCTATTTCTAGCACTTGGTCCAATAGTACCAATTCACAACTAGAGAGCATCGATCAATCATATTTGAGGGCATACCAATTCAACAACAAGCAAAAACAAAGTGTGCTGTTTCTGGGATTCAAACCCAACCACAGTGTGTACCAACCCAGCATGTTGTCCGCTGTGTTATCATGGCAAGTTGGTATTTATCAACACCATTTAATAATAATTCTGCTAGAAGCAGATTCAACGCCATTTAATTGGCGATTGATCAATccatgttttgattttgattaacATTATCCAAAACAATTACCATAGTAATTTACGCTCATTACCATAATTATTTCataatttattctttattatttcattatttcatcttaatgacgTATATAGCTCTTATTACTATAACGATTTTGTGGTATTTATTCCCTCCATTATTTATTATCACAATGATTTTGTGGTGTTTTTTTTTCACTCTGGACGACAATGtaactccccaccccaccccagACCTGA
It encodes:
- the LOC112201867 gene encoding uncharacterized protein LOC112201867 codes for the protein MSGKYIIGSLLATFGVAYVCDTTISDKKIFGGTTPGTVSNKGWWEETDKKFQAWPRTAGPPVVMNPISRQNFIVKSQSE